A genomic stretch from Helianthus annuus cultivar XRQ/B chromosome 1, HanXRQr2.0-SUNRISE, whole genome shotgun sequence includes:
- the LOC110875998 gene encoding uncharacterized protein LOC110875998, with translation MEEVNNKHHLEILLQQVRIGVTQDAWVWSDGNEDGFIVAAVKKWLRGSETDDVRSGFSWSKWLPMKCNIFMWRAFLDRLPTKMALMRRNITVDNHLCVWCESNDETVEHILIGCRILAGIWNEISRWCRISGMFVFHVNDFVEMHDHCAMSGNKKMVLHGIIIIACWGMWRAGNEKVFSSKDPNIVEMIADIKTLGFLWYKHRFKGGVIDWDRWCSFDLM, from the coding sequence ATGGAGGAGGTAAACAATAAACACCACTTGGAGATATTATTACAACAGGTTCGGATAGGAGTTACTCAAGATGCTTGGGTTTGGAGCGATGGTAACGAAGATGGCTTCATTGTCGCAGCGGTAAAAAAATGGTTGCGGGGATCGGAGACCGATGACGTTCGTAGTGGTTTTAGTTGGAGTAAATGGCTTCCCATGAAGTGTAACATCTTCATGTGGCGTGCTTTTCTGGATCGTCTTCCCACTAAGATGGCCCTGATGAGACGAAATATCACGGTGGATAATCATTTATGTGTGTGGTGCGAGAGCAATGATGAAACGGTCGAGCATATTCTTATAGGTTGTCGCATATTAGCGGGAATTTGGAACGAGATATCTAGATGGTGCAGAATTTCAGGGATGTTTGTGTTTCATGTTAATGACTTTGTGGAAATGCACGACCACTGTGCCATGTCGGGGAATAAGAAGATGGTGCTTCATGGGATTATTATTATTGCGTGTTGGGGGATGTGGAGGGCGGGGAATGAAAAAGTTTTTTCGAGTAAGGATCCAAATATAGTGGAGATGATCGCGGACATCAAGACATTAGGTTTTTTGTGGTATAAACATAGGTTTAAAGGAGGAGTAATTGATTGGGATCGATGGTGTTCTTTCGATCTGATGTAA
- the LOC110864446 gene encoding putative serine/threonine-protein kinase isoform X2, which produces MGIGCFGAFDSCKAKSKNPQHEIATNNVKQFSYNSLRSATRNFHPENKIGGGGFGVVHKGVLRDGTQVAIKSLSVESKQGTIEFLTEINMISRIKHPNLVQLIGCCVEDGNRILIYEYLNNNSLANAILGSRGKQVELDWATRASICKGTASGLVFLHEEAEPRIVHRDIKASNVLLDRNFNPKIGDFGLARLFPDNVTHISTRVAGTMGYLAPEYALLGQLTKKVDVYSFGVLMLEVISCRSSSKAAFREELLSLVEWAWKLKDEERLLDLVDPDLTNYPDDEVMRFITVALFCTQAVSNQRPSMSQVLEMLSRSVRLNVRLLTEPGIYRPRSSSNRGSKLETTKSGGKQSVNPFVTSSLQVTSSYSVSQMFPR; this is translated from the exons ATGGGTATTGGCTGTTTTGGTGCTTTTGATTCATGTAAAGCCAAAAGTAAAAATCCCCAACATG AAATTGCTACCAACAACGTTAAACAATTCTCGTACAATTCATTAAGATCAGCCACCAGAAACTTTCACCCCGAGAATAAGATCGGCGGAGGCGGTTTTGGAGTTGTCCACAAGGGGGTTCTCAGAGATGGCACTCAGGTGGCTATCAAGTCTCTTTCTGTTGAATCTAAACAAGGGACCATCGAATTCTTGACTGAAATTAATATGATCTCGAGGATTAAGCATCCGAATCTTGTTCAACTCATCGGTTGCTGTGTCGAGGACGGCAACCGGATTCTGATATATGAGTACCTCAACAACAACAGTCTTGCTAACGCCATACTTG GTTCACGAGGGAAACAAGTGGAGCTAGACTGGGCTACAAGAGCTAGTATATGCAAAGGCACCGCTTCGGGTCTTGTATTTCTTCACGAAGAAGCTGAACCGCGTATTGTCCATCGAGATATAAAGGCCAGCAATGTACTTCTTGATAGAAACTTTAATCCCAAAATAGGAGATTTTGGGCTTGCAAGACTTTTCCCGGATAATGTCACCCATATTAGCACCCGGGTTGCTGGAACAAT GGGATACTTGGCTCCTGAATATGCATTGTTAGGACAACTTACAAAGAAAGTAGATGTATATAGTTTTGGGGTACTTATGCTGGAAGTTATAAGTTGTAGAAGTAGCAGTAAAGCGGCGTTCAGGGAGGAACTCTTGAGTCTTGTCGAATGG GCGTGGAAGCTGAAAGACGAAGAAAGACTTCTAGATCTGGTTGACCCCGACCTAACAAATTATCCAGACGATGAGGTTATGCGCTTCATTACAGTTGCATTATTTTGCACACAAGCGGTTTCAAACCAAAGACCCTCAATGAGCCAAGTACTTGAGATGCTCTCAAGGTCAGTCAGACTTAACGTAAGATTGTTAACCGAACCGGGGATATACCGACCGCGTTCATCCTCTAACCGCGGTAGTAAGCTAGAAACAACAAAATCCGGAGGCAAACAATCGGTGAATCCTTTTGTAACAAGTTCTCTACAAGTCACTAGTTCGTATAGCGTATCACAAATGTTTCCTAGATGA
- the LOC110864446 gene encoding putative serine/threonine-protein kinase isoform X1, with amino-acid sequence MGIGCFGAFDSCKAKSKNPQHEEIATNNVKQFSYNSLRSATRNFHPENKIGGGGFGVVHKGVLRDGTQVAIKSLSVESKQGTIEFLTEINMISRIKHPNLVQLIGCCVEDGNRILIYEYLNNNSLANAILGSRGKQVELDWATRASICKGTASGLVFLHEEAEPRIVHRDIKASNVLLDRNFNPKIGDFGLARLFPDNVTHISTRVAGTMGYLAPEYALLGQLTKKVDVYSFGVLMLEVISCRSSSKAAFREELLSLVEWAWKLKDEERLLDLVDPDLTNYPDDEVMRFITVALFCTQAVSNQRPSMSQVLEMLSRSVRLNVRLLTEPGIYRPRSSSNRGSKLETTKSGGKQSVNPFVTSSLQVTSSYSVSQMFPR; translated from the exons ATGGGTATTGGCTGTTTTGGTGCTTTTGATTCATGTAAAGCCAAAAGTAAAAATCCCCAACATG AAGAAATTGCTACCAACAACGTTAAACAATTCTCGTACAATTCATTAAGATCAGCCACCAGAAACTTTCACCCCGAGAATAAGATCGGCGGAGGCGGTTTTGGAGTTGTCCACAAGGGGGTTCTCAGAGATGGCACTCAGGTGGCTATCAAGTCTCTTTCTGTTGAATCTAAACAAGGGACCATCGAATTCTTGACTGAAATTAATATGATCTCGAGGATTAAGCATCCGAATCTTGTTCAACTCATCGGTTGCTGTGTCGAGGACGGCAACCGGATTCTGATATATGAGTACCTCAACAACAACAGTCTTGCTAACGCCATACTTG GTTCACGAGGGAAACAAGTGGAGCTAGACTGGGCTACAAGAGCTAGTATATGCAAAGGCACCGCTTCGGGTCTTGTATTTCTTCACGAAGAAGCTGAACCGCGTATTGTCCATCGAGATATAAAGGCCAGCAATGTACTTCTTGATAGAAACTTTAATCCCAAAATAGGAGATTTTGGGCTTGCAAGACTTTTCCCGGATAATGTCACCCATATTAGCACCCGGGTTGCTGGAACAAT GGGATACTTGGCTCCTGAATATGCATTGTTAGGACAACTTACAAAGAAAGTAGATGTATATAGTTTTGGGGTACTTATGCTGGAAGTTATAAGTTGTAGAAGTAGCAGTAAAGCGGCGTTCAGGGAGGAACTCTTGAGTCTTGTCGAATGG GCGTGGAAGCTGAAAGACGAAGAAAGACTTCTAGATCTGGTTGACCCCGACCTAACAAATTATCCAGACGATGAGGTTATGCGCTTCATTACAGTTGCATTATTTTGCACACAAGCGGTTTCAAACCAAAGACCCTCAATGAGCCAAGTACTTGAGATGCTCTCAAGGTCAGTCAGACTTAACGTAAGATTGTTAACCGAACCGGGGATATACCGACCGCGTTCATCCTCTAACCGCGGTAGTAAGCTAGAAACAACAAAATCCGGAGGCAAACAATCGGTGAATCCTTTTGTAACAAGTTCTCTACAAGTCACTAGTTCGTATAGCGTATCACAAATGTTTCCTAGATGA